ctcatcatctcccttctcactctcgatcagcccctcttcgtcatctaTCAacctcacctctccctATCACTCTTCGCTACACCAGCACCTTCCACGCCAGACCTCGTGAGGGGAATCGAAGCTCTACTCGAAAGATATGGTTTCTCTGATAAGTCGTCCGGCTccgagagaggagaaaggggtCTGGTAGTGGCTCATTCGCTCGGATCAGGATTGGCAGCTGCTCTCAACGACAATTCGGCATACCCGACATCTTCAGTCATAGTTAGTGGGAAGGACAGGGGGAAAAGGTTTAGGACAATCCTCTTAGATCCCGTATCAATCTTGAtctgtcatcctcattTGGCGAGGACTATCAATATCTCGAAATCTGAGGGAGGGATGGCGAGACTGGTAAAGTACTTCAcggaagaggtgggagtGGCAAGATATCTTGCGAGAGAATTCAGTCCGTTCGACAATCACTTTTCATTGATACGAAATTCTTCCTCATTCCGACCAAGATTGCCCTTTGCCCAAACAGATTGGCCCACAGGTGATCTGTCCTCAGATCAGAAGCTGGACCGAGTCGGAAGTACCACAGTCCTTCTCAGTCGCAACGATCATCTCCTGCCCATCGAGAAGATAGCCACTCATTGTATCAAGAACGGAGTCAGATGCCAGATATTGGAGAATATAGGGCATGGCGGATGGTTGTTCTCCCTCCCCCTATTCCTGCACGTGCTTGAGGCCATCAGATCAAACGTGAGATTGATGAATGGAGGATTTGCACCTGTATCGATGCCAAGCACCCAAAATATTGCTCGCTTGGACGACAGACCAACCACTCCGATTGATTCTCCCACCATTCCCGCTTCGACACCTATAAAAGTGATTCTCTCTCGTCAGTCTTTCGCATCATCCTCAGTACGAACTCGATCCAGATCGGGAACGATGTGCGAGAAGGTCAAGGGCGATGACCTGATTtgtcaaggaggaaggagcaggagtCGCACGCTCACTTCTTGTGGTGTTGGAGGGGTagggatgatgattggGAGGAGTAAGCtgggagatggatcagCAGGTAAGATGGACCGGCTGGTAAGTCTCGGCAGAGATAGAGATAGGTTGTTGAGTAGCAAGGCGGCGGGGATCGATGTGTGGACGTGAGGGGGGTAACTGCGGTGATGGTCGTGTGATAAGATACGTGTTTGAGAGGCACATGTAATGAGCGACGAGATCGACGTACAAGCTGTGCTCAGTATGTAGCGCtgaacgaagaagaaaatgCTTCTATGTACTGCACAAGTCGTCTTTGTACAGATTGAACAGCTTTTCTTGATGGCTTGGCTAACCTGCATCAGACACTGTATTTGCCACACAACCGCCACCACTCTCGCAGCTCGACGCGATTGCTTTTCGCCACACGACGGACCGGCGGACCGACTACGAACCATACTGACCGAGTTCTCACGTCCTCATGTCAGTGTACTGTGACTGACATGATCGCTGCACTAGTCCACCGCTAATCGTACGAAACGATATCAAGAAATACCAGTGAGGTTGCCCAGCCATGTAAGCCATTCGGTCAACGTCTTACGAGGAGCTGCGGATGCCGGATCGTAGAAGCCACAAGAGGAGGACTGTCCGTGCGCAATGTCAAGAATACAAATAGTAAAATAAAATAAAGCCCGAGAAAAGCACACAATGATACACTGCCTCTCCCTTCCATGGGACATCACCCAACCCGACATCATTTCTCtacaatcatcatctcacctcATCTGCTCCTTCCATACCAATTCAAACCAATAAACCCATACCATCACACCATTCGTACCCCGCTTATTGTCTCACCATGTCTCCCGTACCCTATAACCTTGATCAAGACCTACGTTACCTACCACGAAGAGCTGCCGCAGAAGTACTGACACCGAACGATACCCAGAAGTGAGCTGCCGGCCAGCTCGTCTGTCCGGACGGAAGAGACCCGCAGCTAACACTTGTCGTGCCATCAGGGTGACGTTGATAGTGGCAGGATGTTATGTCGTGGCGATAGCGatttgtgagtgattgtcAAACGTTGTTCAAcatcgagaagggaaggtCGGACGCTGATGGGCTTTGTGTTATAGTGGTAGGTCACCTAACGGGAAAGAGTGTACACTACACAGCATTGAACGAGCTGATCAATCTGGAGATGTTTAGTGGTATgtccacttcttcctgcACTGGAGCCTCAGCTGATCCTCACGACTCTGTAGGCATGGTACGTCCCGGATTTGCCACCGCTTTCCACGATTTTTATCTACAGGAAAGGGGTCAAAATATCTCTGATCGTTGTTTCCCTGGGCTGCTTTCTACCTAGTTCCTTACTTAGAACAACTGCTCTACCCATTCAAACTCCTTGTACGTCAGCTGGGCAGTGGACGGATCTCGTATAGGTGCCACGCTGATTCCATACAGACTGTAGGAATGCACGAGATGTGAGCTCATATTGACTGCTGACTGCAAGTCTCTGGCTCTCGATACAGCTCGCTGACATGTCCCATTTAGGTCTCATGCGGTAGCCGGCGTGAGCTTGCGGACAGCCTTGCGGCGATGATCCTCGGATCTGACTCTATACGAACAATACCAGGTCTTGACATGCGGGactgtcgagaagatcaccGTGAGCTAGAATGATAGACAACTCTGGGGAGACAGCTCATACCTGTTGTCATTCAGCTAGATCCCAGAGAAGGTGGCTCCacaaggatgagaggagggatCCCCGTGGTCAGTCCGCTTACTTCAGTGCAGCTATTCCTCACTGAGCCTCGCTATTCATGGTAGATCACTCTTCCTGCTGGATATCTGGGCTCATCATTCTTCGGAGCATGCTTCGTCGCCTGCGTGAGTTTTGGGTGATCGTAATGagattggaagagatcCCTCTTGTGCCTCGCTGAACAACTCACGCATACGATGTCCACTGTCATCTCCGTCCGCTCAACCTCGAACCGCCAAGCAGGGGTTTGATACGGACGCATCCAAAGTCGCTTGTCTCGTTCTCGCGTTTTTCTTCCTATTGACTCTGTGGTGGGCTCGATCCAGCTGGACAGCATGGGCGACAATCGCCCTGATGGTCGCTTTGATAATCGTGAGTGCACGTTCTGCTCAGAAATTCACATCTCGTATTCGAGGCCTCTCTCCTATGACACTGCAAATCTGATACTCGCGCAGATCTGTTGGCTCGTAGCCCATTCTGTGGCACTACGGTTCTtggtcctcttcatcggtGTCATGTCATGTTTTTATGCTATCGTAAGTGAATCAgtcacctcgtcctcatgGATGCCAACTAATTGACCCCTTATCTGCTTAGTGGGATATAATCGACGTAGGTCACACTCAAATGATCGGCAgaacatcactcacctgcttgACGTTATCACCATTCAGGACACGCTCGCACGGAAAGTCAACAGCTCTGACGCATCCGAATATGCCAATGTAGTAGGCTGTTGTGGTTCACGTTTCTGGGGTCAGCACCCGATTCTAGTGTACAAGAGATACCTCAGCTGAATCTCATCCTTTCCAGGCGCATTTTGGCTTATCCaagcttgttgttgtcagcttgagaaTCCTTCCTTCGAGCTCCGGTGTCAAGGGTAGCAGCTGACAGGGAGTTCAGTCTTCGCAGCTGGGATCCTTGTTGGTATTGTCGCCTTCAAAGATGATTGGCATACACAAGCTCAACATGCTGACACCTTTCTGGGCGGTGAGTGAGCCCAACTTTCGTTCCATAGTAGCCTTCTGATGACGACACGATGACCGTTCCAGGAACACCGTGAGATCGGCCTCCTTAGTTCAACGAATGCAATGTTCCATGTCTCAATGCATAGATCTACCAATGTCCATCTGATCATGCTGGAACACCCAATAAGACCTGTTGGACGTAGTCCGCTGCGATACCTAACCAGATCAATCCACCAAGATAACCATTACTGGAGAACTTGCTCCAGCAATCCGGTCGACTATCAAAGTTGACAGTCAAGCATTGCCAAGCGAGATGAGCAGCTGCCCCGCCACATGAGATGAGATAGTACAACGGTCCTAGACCTGCCAAGTGGCCGGTGAGAGTCAAGAGGGATACGAAAGACGCGGAAAGGGTAGAGATGACAGTTCGAGATGTATCGGGGAATCGGAGTGCCATCGATTTGACACCGGCAAGAACgtcgtccttcttgtcctACAGAACGAGTTGATCACAAGGTCAGTATCGCAAAGCCATCGGCTGAATCTGCACGGGATACTTGGCGCCAGTTTGGagtatgtatgtatgtgtCGAGAAAGAATCGCACCTACCTGATGAGCATAGATGATGTCATACATCACACACCAAGCTGCCCCACCCACATACATGGGAGTGGCAATGGTCCAGTCGACGGCGCCAGCAACGGCGGACCAGCCGAGGAAGGCCCCCCAATTGAAAGCGAGACCTGAGTTGGGAGTCAGCAAGGGTGGAGATAAATCGGAGCACGATAGGTGATTGTAGAGGTAAAGTTGAGATGGTCGGGACCAAGGTCGAGTAGGGATGCACGAAAAGGTCTAGCACGACTTACCAAGGACGACCTGGGGATAGTACGTGATCCGTTTCATGAATGGGTAGATCACGACGAGTGACAGCGAAGAAGCCCCAAGAACGATACTACATCGAGCGATACATCTTCGTCAGCCTCATATGTCACAATTGTATTGCGACAACAAGATCAGCCTTGAGAGACGGAACGAACGTGTAGCGCGATGTGAGGGCGTTGAGACGGACTGAAgccaaactcacctgtaCCAGTTGAGCTGTGTGAGGATAGCTAGTCCGATAGACATCTGCGCTCCGAGGAATGTCAATGCTCCGAATTGAGTCACATCCCCAGCTGCAAGGGGTCTTGTCTTGGTCCGTTCTGCAAATCAAAGGAAACCCGATCAGGTCCAAAACAATCTACAGACTGTTCTCTACAACAACCCGGAAATTGGTAAAAGACACGaaagtcaaagtcaaaTGTGTTTGGGATAGAGTGATACCTATTGATGCGTTGGCTtcgcccactcaccaaccATCGCGTCCATCTTACTATCCCACATATCGTTGATGGTGCATCCTGCACCTCGCATGACCACCGCCCCCAACGCGAAGAGAGACATGTAGAACAGCGGAGTGGAAGGCGGGAGATGATTCAATGTCGAAGCCATCGTGATTGACCATGCTACGTGGGACATGATTGAGGTCAGTCGTGGTCTCAATCAGTCAAAAGAACAGTAGGTAGATAGCCAAAGTAGGTTGGTACGTGTTCCAAACAACATTCGAACAACGGAGATTGTCAAACGACCAGACCGGGTTTGATGAGATTAGAGACTGCAAGTGAAACAAATGGCGAATGATTGAATTTCAACATCTCACCACAAGGCCAATAAAGCAATATCGATCCTATCGGTTTATCTATCCTCGTCAAGAGCAAATACGGTTTCGCCCCTTCGGCCCATGTCGGTAAGATCTTGTCGAGGATCGTGGTCGGTCGCGCTAGTGCGCttgtcgacgatgacgacgacgacgcaGTGAATGCGGGGGAGGGATCGATCAGCTCGGAGCTTACTCCGGGAGGTATGGCGGTGGAAGCTGATGGGATATGTTTGACTGTGGTAGAGTTGATTGGCTGGGAGGAGGGTGTGGAAAGTTGACGGTGTGGAGGAGATAGAGTGGATAGTATTGTTGTCGTTGGTCTGGACCAGTGAGTGGAacggaggtggaggtgggtgTCGAGTCTGATTGATGAAGCTCGcgagggaggaaagaggaacaGAGGTCGACCACATCGCGTGGGTCTGATGATCGCGGGAAACATCGTGCTGCTGCCGTATGGGTGTCTCGCAATGTCGAGTAAGATAGCGATAACAAAATGATGACAATCGAGATGACGAGTCAAAAGTCGGTTCGTATAGTCGGTCAAGTCAACTTTCAGCGCGTGCGATGGCAGATTCGTGCCTGACCGAGAGATCTGGGATGTTTCTTGGCTTTGGCAGTCCATCCACGTCTTTGTCTTGTCCTCTTGCTTGTCAGTCAGAATCAACGCACACATAGTCTCAAGAGGCCACGATCGACCTGGCAAGGGGTATATCTTCATGCATTGGTATCTAGTATGATCATCACTCCTTCTGCCTTCGACTCCGTCAATCACTTCTTGCCCTCTTTGGCCTCTGTGCGAGTGGTCCAGTCAGCTTTGATTCTCTGCAACGGATATCACACgaagctcacctctccgTGTCGCATCTTCCAACAGTGTGGTGTCGACTGATTTTGCAGACATCCGCACGTATCGAACCACAGATCCTCGGATGAAGGTGTTCTTGACGGCCATCTGAACGAAGGGAAAAGAAGTTCAGCGGGTAGGACGCGAGAGGAAGGGTGGTGATGGTAGGCAGGCAGGATACACAGGAAGTAGGAGTAAGGAGATAAATGGAGGACGGTAGTGGTGATCCGAAGTgattgacgaggaaggtcTCATACAGTGAAAGGCTATCGAGCGATTCGTCTTCCCGAACCGGAAGTATATAGACGGAGAATCCACGTACCATATGGGGATGTCTCTCCGGATCTTCGACTGAAATGTTGTCTAATCGGATGTTGAGGAATCTAGAGAGCGAAAATGACACAATCAGCTATCAGGATCTCGAACGGTCCTTCCTCGGACTGAAGCTCAAACTCGTCCCGCTTCCCCTTTCCAGTAAGAGATAGATGATCCTTCCCAAGATCAAACAGCTGCAAGAGGGTAGCTAATAGCCAGATGCCAGTTTTTGCCTACCTTCCGTCGTCCTGAGCCAaaagatggcgaagaaaACACTTACTGATCGACCGATTTCAAGGTACCTGTTATTGAGAGATCATTCTTGAGTTCGACAGTTATGACTTGGTCCGTCAGGGTCTTGAAGAAGCTACATGTCGGCCGTCATGATGTCAATATCTCGCATCTGATCTGGATGTTCGACTTCTAGTCTTGTCTAACCGATGCCAGCTGCGTCCACTGACGTGGTGGAGGTGCATAGAGCAtttggaaggaggaaggaccgagaaggacgacTTGACTTACGAGAAGATCAGCTATCAAAAGCGtacatgtcagctgtcgAGTATCAAAGGATTCCGGTTCAAGCCAGCTCACCATGTTGCAGGTCTAGTTGACTTGAGCTGTCGCGTGATCCATGAGtctcgagaaggaagacaCACTGTCCGAGATACAATGAACGATCACAGTCGACATTTGACGAGTGAGAAGCAACGAAAGGAGGGCTCCAGTGCAACGCGTGGCTTATCAATTCCCGTTATCGAATATACCACGTCATTCcactcctccacctctggACATTCACTGCGAAGCATTTTATTGatttcctcttcaactcAAACTCGACTGTGTACCGTTCAACACCGTACAACAGTCTCATCCTGCACGGGTTGCCATCAAGATGGACACTCTGCCTAAGAACGGCGAGTCATCGACAGTTGGATCCCAGAGCAGTCTCCCAAAGGAAGGATCAGTTACTCTATACCTCGTCGATGGGAAAGCTACAGTATGGGATGCGCAAGGTGCGTTGAGAATGTTTCTGCGACAGATTCAAATCCTTGTCTATTGCATGGACGTCCAATGCTCCTCATATACAACTCAATTCGATAGCGAGGTGATTCAAGCGCTGATGCTaatctcttctccatcacgAAGTCGCCGCCACGCTCCATTGCGTACATCACATATCTGGATTGAGAGCCGGTACCTTACCTGGTGTTTCGCAACAGAATGGGTTCCTAGGACTACCCCTCACCTTGATGCAAGAGGAGACGGCCTACCTAGTAAGACAAGGTACGCTGAATCTCGCTCCGTAGCCAAGTCTCATGTAATTCCTCGCTCCAAAAGCTCGCACGTATACAGGGTGCTTCATAGTGATTGAGGCTGATCATTACATTTCTATCCGGTCCCATAGGTATCGCCCACTTAATCCcactctctctcaaccCCACCGTCCCCTCGCCATCCGAGATCGCCCAACATACAGCCGCACGCATACAACGAGTCCGATACCTCGAAGATCGAGCTCGGGAGGACGAGTTGGCACGAAGAGCGAATTCGAAAGCTGAATTCGAGAGAGCCGGCGagaaagcgagagagaaaagagaggCAAGAGCGAGGGCTAAAGcggtgaaagagagagagagggtggCTCGTGCAGCCCAAGGTGGGGAGGGCGAGGGCGTGCTgattgaagaggaagcgcTTAAGGgaagtgggaagaaggagaagaaaaatGTGGACAACCAAAAGGAGAAACCTGTGCCATCTACAACGACGACAAAATCGACCACTATTTCGAGTCGGGACGCGATTTCATCAACCACACCGTCACCGGGATATTTCCATACTGtcccttctcatccttcacaCCCCGCATTTTCCACCgccaccatcatcacctccctccCACACCCTCTgttccctttcccatcgACACCTCGCGATCGAGCTCTCTTGGGCGTCTTCACGACTCTTCAACATCAAAATTACAGGATGGGTCTCGGACCTCGATTCGGTGGTGAATATCTGATCTATCCAGGCGACTATCTTCGATATCACGCTCATTTCACCAGTCAAGTGATCGTCCGAGATCAATTTATCAGACCGGCAGAGATAGTGGCGTGGGGAAGGTTGGGTACAGGTACGAAAAAAGCCGGTCTCTTATGTTgttgggatgatgggaaACGTGGTGATGACAAATTGGTGGAAAGGATTGAAGACGACGATAAAGCAGAGATTGAGTTCTACAGTCTTGAATGGGCAAACTTTGGATAAGACAGATCACGCCCTCATGCAAAGTCCTTTCTTTCCATTCAAGCAAAGAGATACAGTACattcttttcttctccagaCCAATTTGCAGCTCGCCCACATGGAATGGAAGAACACGCCGAGCACAAATGAAAGGTGGACAGGGGAAGAATGACACCCAGCCTAGCTAAGTGTAGAGGCATACAGGCCGTGCCGtagagggggaggggggtGATTTAGAGCATGAAAAGGGTATCTATGAGGTGTATAAGAACTTGAGAATCAAATTGTGGCGCGTGTGTAAAGTTTGAGACATGATGAAAAGGACAAGACTAGGACATGATGGACGAAGCGAAGTAAGGGTGTTGGAGTGCTCGTTTGGCTGAATGTGAATGGGCAAACGATAGTCAGTGCATCTTCTGGTTATCAACGCATTGATTTTAGAAGACTACTCACCTGAGATTCGGTGGGCCGGATCATAGATCAGTGATTGGGCTAAAAGATCCAGACCATTCTCGTCCAGTCCTTTAACAGCTCCTTTGAGATCCACCGGGTTCCATTGAGGGAAAGTAGGCTTATAGTCGGGAAGCGACTTGACTCCTGGCCAAACTTCCTCATCAGGGGTACCGAGTACTCTACCAATCACGTGTTTCAGCATAAGAAACCAGATACGAAAGTCCTCGAATGGATCATTCCACTCACCGGAAGATCCTGAAGATCTCATCAATCTCTGAATCACCGGGGAAAAGTGGTTGACGCATAGCCATCTCAGCAAAGATACATCCGACAGACCACATGTCGATAGCGGTAGAGTAATGCCTGGAGCCAAGCAAGACTTCGGGAGCCCGGTACCAAAGAGTGACGACCTGTTCAGGGCGCAATAAAGAGTCAGCTATGCGTCCCGAGATACAAATTGACTACCTTATTTTCTTATAGCTCACCTCGTGGGTATAGGTCCTAAGGGGGATACCAAATGCTCTCGCTAAACCGAAATCTGCGATCTTGAGGTTGCCTTCCTTGTTGATGAGCAGATTTTGAGGCTTGAGGTCTCGGTGGAGGATTCGGTGCGCATGACAGTAGTAAAGACCTTTGATGAGTTGATAGGCAAATTTCTATTTCGAACAGGGCAGATTGGGATCAGCAAGTATCCAGTGAGAGCAGTAAGACAGAGAAGAGTGAGGAGCCGGAAGTGTGAATGTATAGGAGGGGTTCGTGTCGAAAGGACACCcaacactcactctgaccATGTTCGGACCAAGACCGTCTTTGTCCCCAATAGTGTCCATGTACTTCTTCAAGTCCATATCGAGGAATTCGAAAACGAGGTAGAGCTTAGCATCTGAGTGCACGATGTCGAAAAGCCTGCAAATTAAGCGCTATATCAGTCGCTGGAAACGAAGAGAAACACGACTGTGATGTGATGTCCATAGTTTGCCCTCACAGTGGCATCTTTTGTGAAGCACATGGTCTCCAGTACTCTGGCTCCACCAGCATGTTACAAGAccgacactcacttgacgaTGTTATCATCTTTGCTCAGCTCTTTCAACAGACTGATCTCTCGGATCGACGTTGAGGGGACaccctcgtcttccgcttccaacctgatcttcttgagggcgacaaagttcccagtGGTGAGATCTCTGGCTTTATAAACGACTCCATAAGTACCTGCCATGGTGTCAAGATGGTCAGCGTTGATTCTGTTCTGTTCTCACTGGTTGGAAGATGCGATCCAGCATTGAACGGACGGAGAGATATAATACATACCTTCGccaatcttctccagcttgGTGTAGTTGTCCAAGGACATGATGTGGGTACTATTGAATGACTACGAGGAGGACAAAGGCGTCGGGAGTCACTGGGGAGGGTGGGTCTTGCAAAGTTGATTGATTGTTGAATAGCTTTTCGTTCAAGTCAGGTGGTGCTCTTGTCGTTCAATGCTTGTTCCTCGGCAACGTATACTGATTCCGCACAGCTTGTACTTGAGTTTGACGTCCGTCGGTATGCACTGTAGTGATAAGCGAGCTGTTGGAAGACGAGTCAGTCGAAGGGACAGCATGAAATTGACGGTATAtaggaagaaagagagggcTTGCTCTGTGTTGcgacaccaccaccaccaacaccaccaccaacaacCATCCAGACCTCGACGCGTCGAAAGAGAAATCCGCCCCTCCCTGGAAACACGTGGGAGTATTTGATCCCGTGCAGAAGTCAAAAacctccatcatccaagTCCACCTTTGCTTGACGCCTCTCGACATTTGTTATTGAATCGTCTTCACTCGCGCTGTCCCCTCTGTTTCTCAACATCACACTTGACTCATGACAACCCTCTACGCTTGCTCTCATGTGGATTCACCCTTACCTCCGCTACCCCCCTCTtatccctcctcgtccagctcaTTCTCTCCGCTGAGCAATCTCTACTTCTGCGAGGAATGCGATGCCATTCGGTGTAATCTCTGTGTGGCCGTAGAGGTCGCGAGTTACTTTTGCCCG
This genomic interval from Kwoniella newhampshirensis strain CBS 13917 chromosome 4, whole genome shotgun sequence contains the following:
- a CDS encoding 4-hydroxybenzoate polyprenyl transferase; the protein is MKIYPLPGRSWPLETMCALILTDKQEDKTKTWMDCQSQETSQISRSGTNLPSHALKVDLTDYTNRLLTRHLDCHHFVIAILLDIARHPYGSSTMFPAIIRPTRCGRPLFLFPPSRASSIRLDTHLHLRSTHWSRPTTTILSTLSPPHRQLSTPSSQPINSTTVKHIPSASTAIPPGVSSELIDPSPAFTASSSSSSTSALARPTTILDKILPTWAEGAKPYLLLTRIDKPIGSILLYWPCAWSITMASTLNHLPPSTPLFYMSLFALGAVVMRGAGCTINDMWDSKMDAMVERTKTRPLAAGDVTQFGALTFLGAQMSIGLAILTQLNWYSIVLGASSLSLVVIYPFMKRITYYPQVVLGLAFNWGAFLGWSAVAGAVDWTIATPMYVGGAAWCVMYDIIYAHQDKKDDVLAGVKSMALRFPDTSRTVISTLSASFVSLLTLTGHLAGLGPLYYLISCGGAAAHLAWQCLTVNFDSRPDCWSKFSSNGYLGGLIWLGIAADYVQQVLLGVPA
- a CDS encoding cyclin-dependent kinase 1 encodes the protein MSLDNYTKLEKIGEGTYGVVYKARDLTTGNFVALKKIRLEAEDEGVPSTSIREISLLKELSKDDNIVKLFDIVHSDAKLYLVFEFLDMDLKKYMDTIGDKDGLGPNMVRKFAYQLIKGLYYCHAHRILHRDLKPQNLLINKEGNLKIADFGLARAFGIPLRTYTHEVVTLWYRAPEVLLGSRHYSTAIDMWSVGCIFAEMAMRQPLFPGDSEIDEIFRIFRVLGTPDEEVWPGVKSLPDYKPTFPQWNPVDLKGAVKGLDENGLDLLAQSLIYDPAHRISAKRALQHPYFASSIMS